In Geobacter anodireducens, a genomic segment contains:
- a CDS encoding PEP motif-containing protein exosortase substrate yields MKKLIGVVAGLLLMGGVAQAAPITFTDTTLFTPTGTLAAQDLVGHGWGAVNFLDGTGDYVAWKHQFTFTPPAQQIVSGRLTLTLLDDDADKLLNPLTWELAFGYAEDGSWALGGVNTGAYGYNVNVEFLKDGEFNVKLASLLGDFYLTRSDLTITYEPESAPVPEPGTIVLLGAGLLGLGAYSRKRMKR; encoded by the coding sequence ATGAAAAAATTGATAGGTGTGGTGGCAGGTTTGCTTCTCATGGGAGGCGTAGCCCAGGCCGCACCGATTACCTTTACGGACACCACGCTTTTTACGCCAACGGGGACCCTTGCCGCCCAGGACCTGGTCGGCCACGGATGGGGCGCGGTAAACTTCCTCGACGGCACGGGGGATTACGTCGCATGGAAGCATCAGTTCACCTTTACGCCGCCGGCTCAGCAGATAGTGAGTGGCAGACTGACTCTTACCCTCCTTGACGACGATGCCGACAAGCTGCTCAACCCTCTTACCTGGGAACTCGCTTTCGGCTATGCCGAGGATGGTTCCTGGGCCCTTGGCGGAGTGAACACCGGCGCCTATGGGTATAACGTGAATGTGGAATTCCTCAAAGATGGCGAGTTCAACGTGAAGCTCGCGTCGCTCCTTGGCGACTTCTACCTTACCCGCTCGGATCTGACCATCACCTACGAACCTGAGTCGGCTCCCGTTCCCGAACCGGGCACGATCGTTCTGTTGGGGGCCGGTCTGTTGGGTCTCGGCGCGTACAGCCGCAAGCGCATGAAGCGGTAA
- a CDS encoding GDP-mannose dehydrogenase gives MTADRTISVIGLGYVGLPVAVAFGRVRRTVGFDINAGRIAELKQGVDRTGEVTAEDLAAADILFTDRIEELRLADFHIVAVPTPIDEANQPDLALMLKASETVGKALKRGDIVVYESTVYPGVTEDECVPILERVSGLHCGTDFTVGYSPERINPGDREHTFTKITKVVSGQDAATLDVVARVYESVVTAGVHRASSIKVAEAAKVIENTQRDLNIALMNELALIFDRLGIDTSEVLEAAGTKWNFLRFKPGLVGGHCIGVDPYYLTHKAEKIGYIPQVILAGRRINDGMGKFVAQKTVKEMILAGHPVLGARVTVLGLTFKEDCPDLRNSRVIDIIRELEEYGVKVQVHDPLADPDEALHEYGVRLVPADGLEPAAAVVAAVAHRQFRSLAGDDLLRLMAPPAVLVDVKGMYCQNMLRQAGIRFWRL, from the coding sequence ATGACCGCTGACCGCACCATTTCCGTTATCGGACTCGGCTACGTGGGACTCCCCGTGGCGGTTGCCTTCGGCCGGGTTCGCCGGACTGTCGGGTTTGACATCAATGCCGGCCGTATCGCCGAGCTCAAGCAGGGGGTCGATCGAACCGGCGAGGTGACTGCTGAGGACCTGGCCGCAGCGGACATCCTTTTCACCGACCGCATCGAGGAGCTCCGTCTGGCGGATTTTCACATCGTGGCGGTGCCGACTCCCATTGATGAAGCGAATCAGCCCGACCTTGCCCTGATGCTGAAGGCGTCGGAAACGGTGGGGAAGGCCTTGAAGCGGGGCGACATCGTGGTGTACGAGTCCACAGTCTATCCCGGTGTTACTGAGGACGAGTGCGTGCCGATCCTGGAACGGGTGTCGGGACTGCACTGCGGCACCGATTTCACCGTGGGTTACAGCCCTGAGCGGATCAATCCGGGCGACAGAGAGCATACTTTCACGAAGATCACCAAAGTAGTGTCGGGGCAGGATGCGGCGACACTCGACGTGGTGGCCCGGGTGTATGAATCAGTGGTGACGGCGGGGGTCCACCGGGCATCGAGCATCAAGGTGGCCGAAGCGGCCAAGGTGATCGAGAATACCCAACGGGACCTGAACATCGCCCTCATGAACGAGTTGGCTCTGATTTTCGACCGGCTGGGCATCGACACCAGCGAGGTGCTGGAGGCGGCCGGGACCAAGTGGAACTTCCTCAGGTTCAAGCCGGGGCTCGTGGGTGGGCATTGCATCGGTGTGGATCCGTACTATCTGACCCACAAGGCTGAGAAGATCGGTTACATCCCCCAGGTGATCCTGGCGGGCCGCCGGATCAACGACGGTATGGGCAAATTCGTAGCCCAGAAGACGGTGAAAGAGATGATCCTGGCCGGGCACCCGGTTCTGGGAGCCAGGGTAACGGTGCTCGGCCTCACCTTCAAGGAGGATTGCCCGGATCTGCGCAATTCCCGTGTGATCGACATTATCCGCGAGCTTGAGGAGTATGGTGTGAAGGTACAGGTCCACGACCCCTTGGCCGACCCTGACGAGGCCCTGCATGAATACGGAGTGAGGCTTGTGCCGGCAGACGGCCTGGAGCCTGCCGCTGCGGTGGTTGCCGCTGTGGCACACCGTCAGTTCCGGTCCCTGGCCGGGGATGACTTGCTTCGATTGATGGCCCCCCCCGCGGTTCTCGTGGATGTAAAGGGGATGTACTGCCAGAACATGCTGCGACAGGCGGGAATCCGCTTCTGGAGGCTCTGA
- a CDS encoding sigma-54-dependent Fis family transcriptional regulator — MEKLLIVDDNEDIRKQLKWGIGKEYTLFLAADAREAIDVFRKQRPAVVTLDLGLPPHEDSSEEGFRCLEEMLRIAPDVKVIVITGNDGRENAVKAVQLGAYDFYQKPIDLDELKVIVKRAFHLQMLEEENRRLQSVLDGGSTEFRGLVGQCPEMQQVFSTIRKVAASDISVLIHGESGTGKELVARAIHAMSLRKDGPFIPINCGAIPENLLEAELFGHEKGAFTGALNRVLGKVEYAHKGTLFLDEIGELPLNLQVKLLRFLQEKVIQRVGGREDIAVDARIVAATNVDIARSMAEGTFREDLFYRIGVVSITLPPLRSRGEDVMPLANLFLKRFSVDLRKKAKGFSSTSREYLEAYAWPGNVRELENKVQRAVLMAASPIIEPDDLGFTERPMPRASASLEGVSLREARDRVEREMVREAISRCKGNIARAAEELGISRPTIYDLMKKHGVSG, encoded by the coding sequence ATGGAAAAACTGCTGATCGTCGACGACAACGAGGATATCCGCAAGCAACTGAAGTGGGGCATCGGCAAGGAGTACACGCTGTTCCTGGCGGCCGATGCCCGGGAGGCCATTGATGTTTTCCGCAAGCAGCGGCCGGCGGTGGTTACCCTTGACTTGGGGTTGCCACCCCATGAGGACAGCTCCGAGGAGGGTTTCCGCTGCCTGGAGGAGATGCTGCGCATTGCTCCCGATGTGAAGGTAATCGTCATTACCGGTAACGATGGCAGGGAAAACGCGGTCAAGGCAGTTCAACTGGGGGCCTACGATTTTTACCAGAAGCCGATCGATCTCGACGAATTGAAGGTGATCGTGAAGCGGGCGTTTCATCTCCAGATGCTGGAGGAGGAGAACCGGCGCCTCCAGAGCGTTCTGGACGGCGGTTCCACCGAATTCAGGGGGCTTGTCGGCCAGTGCCCCGAGATGCAGCAGGTCTTTTCCACCATCCGCAAGGTTGCGGCTTCCGATATCTCGGTGCTGATCCACGGCGAGAGTGGCACGGGTAAGGAACTGGTGGCCCGGGCGATCCACGCCATGAGCCTGCGCAAGGACGGGCCATTCATTCCCATCAACTGTGGCGCCATCCCTGAAAACCTTCTGGAGGCGGAGCTCTTCGGTCACGAGAAGGGGGCGTTCACGGGCGCCCTCAATCGAGTGCTGGGCAAGGTCGAGTACGCTCATAAGGGCACCCTTTTCCTCGATGAAATCGGTGAGTTGCCGCTCAATCTTCAGGTAAAGCTTTTACGTTTTCTGCAGGAGAAGGTTATCCAGCGGGTCGGCGGCAGGGAGGACATCGCCGTTGATGCCCGCATCGTGGCTGCCACCAATGTGGACATCGCCCGCTCCATGGCCGAGGGGACCTTCAGGGAAGACCTGTTCTACCGGATCGGGGTGGTCTCCATCACCCTGCCGCCCCTCAGAAGCCGGGGAGAGGATGTAATGCCCCTGGCAAATCTGTTCCTGAAGCGGTTTTCGGTTGATTTGCGCAAGAAGGCGAAGGGGTTCAGCTCGACCTCGCGCGAATATCTCGAAGCCTACGCCTGGCCCGGCAATGTGCGTGAGTTGGAGAACAAGGTGCAACGGGCCGTGCTCATGGCCGCATCGCCGATTATCGAGCCGGATGATCTGGGATTCACCGAACGGCCGATGCCGCGGGCTTCCGCGTCGCTGGAGGGGGTATCGCTCCGCGAGGCGCGGGATCGGGTGGAGCGTGAGATGGTGCGGGAGGCCATATCAAGGTGCAAGGGGAACATTGCCCGGGCGGCCGAGGAGTTGGGGATCAGCCGGCCCACTATCTACGACCTGATGAAAAAACACGGGGTCAGCGGATGA
- a CDS encoding histidine kinase: MTLAEENLRLFEKKFAIIQEISSALVVTDNISAIANLMLDLAVNYTKAEKGSLLLLNERDELFILAGRGIDLQLMKTYRARLGEGIAGVIAKGRVPVLVTDIDQEPRFQGMTRDRYKTPSFISCPIVIKDRLLGLLNINDKADGTAFLDDEFSLIKIIANQAAIALENAMLVNQLRFKAGEQEGINRKLIESDVIKTEFITRVSHELRTPLNSIKGSVYYLQQSDRLTRLEQQEFYDIIATETDKLIAIVENQLDFLRFEDETMIITKTVVNLKEVLNEVLGSKNLKTFLARKNVMVGITIDEESSDIVGDKVRIVQFFLNVIEGLCHFLDRGDTMTVTVGENDSVEVSIQLPRQIPEAILPFLFSSSHIFQATQPDEKLKLYLARKVVDLHQWELTAENREQGLVVNLAIPKSTRQKVDAVMNNTIEMFLEFIAEVLDLNICSIMLCDDISGDLVIKSARGLEDYLIKQTRVRLGDRIAGWVALEGKPLFIEDIEKDSRFGRRNISQYNNKSLISLPLRVGGKVIGVLNLNNKRTATPFTRRDYDVASLLSERVSYFIERLHAGEHHEDNFRNFMTSFDNLISAEKKYHKKDSILPELTVRIMERLGAGEDMCRVALYASMVYDLGLVVMEKSILNKRETLLPSERNSLKVHPYTTVGLINAIEFSEEVKRGILHHHEHLDGSGYPDGLQGDDIPLISRVLAVVDSFCAMTSDRPYRKRVPVRHALQEIKTKAGTVYDPRVVEALEAVLEVQREKAKETGHGPNGKTGNGSRAAGGKKKQPLSMHP; the protein is encoded by the coding sequence ATGACCCTCGCCGAAGAAAATCTGCGCCTCTTCGAGAAAAAGTTCGCGATCATCCAGGAAATATCGAGCGCGCTCGTCGTGACCGACAACATCAGCGCCATCGCCAACCTGATGCTCGATCTGGCCGTGAATTATACGAAGGCGGAAAAGGGATCTCTCCTGCTTCTCAACGAGCGGGACGAGCTGTTCATCCTCGCGGGCCGCGGCATAGACCTCCAACTCATGAAAACCTACCGGGCACGACTCGGGGAGGGAATCGCCGGCGTTATTGCCAAGGGACGCGTGCCCGTCCTGGTGACGGACATCGACCAGGAGCCCCGGTTTCAGGGGATGACCCGCGACCGGTACAAGACCCCCTCGTTCATCTCGTGCCCCATCGTCATCAAGGATCGCCTGCTGGGGCTGCTCAACATCAACGACAAGGCTGACGGCACGGCGTTTCTCGACGACGAGTTCTCCCTCATCAAGATCATTGCCAACCAAGCGGCCATCGCCCTGGAAAACGCCATGCTGGTCAACCAGCTCCGGTTCAAGGCGGGTGAACAGGAGGGAATCAACCGCAAACTCATCGAAAGCGATGTGATCAAGACCGAGTTCATCACCCGCGTGTCCCACGAGTTACGCACCCCTCTCAATTCCATCAAGGGTTCCGTCTACTACCTCCAGCAATCGGACCGGCTGACCCGGTTGGAGCAGCAGGAGTTCTACGACATCATTGCCACTGAAACCGACAAGCTCATCGCCATCGTTGAAAACCAGCTCGATTTCCTCCGCTTCGAAGATGAAACCATGATCATCACCAAGACCGTGGTCAATCTCAAGGAGGTTCTCAACGAAGTCCTCGGGTCGAAAAACCTCAAAACGTTCCTGGCCCGCAAGAATGTCATGGTCGGCATCACAATCGACGAGGAAAGTTCGGACATTGTCGGTGACAAGGTGCGGATCGTCCAGTTCTTCCTGAACGTCATCGAAGGGCTCTGCCACTTCCTCGACCGGGGCGACACCATGACCGTGACGGTGGGCGAAAACGACAGCGTGGAGGTTTCCATCCAACTGCCGCGTCAGATCCCCGAGGCCATTCTCCCCTTCCTCTTCAGTTCGAGCCACATCTTCCAGGCTACGCAGCCCGACGAAAAGCTGAAGCTCTACCTTGCCCGCAAGGTGGTGGACCTCCACCAGTGGGAGCTGACCGCGGAGAACCGGGAGCAGGGGCTCGTCGTCAACCTGGCGATTCCCAAGAGCACCCGGCAGAAGGTCGACGCGGTCATGAACAATACCATTGAGATGTTCCTGGAGTTCATCGCCGAAGTGCTCGACCTGAATATCTGTTCCATCATGCTGTGCGACGATATCTCCGGCGACCTGGTCATCAAGAGTGCCCGGGGGCTTGAAGATTATCTCATCAAGCAGACGCGGGTGCGGCTGGGCGACCGGATCGCCGGCTGGGTCGCCCTGGAGGGGAAACCGCTCTTCATCGAAGACATCGAGAAGGATTCGCGGTTCGGCAGAAGAAACATCTCCCAGTACAACAACAAATCCCTTATCTCGCTCCCCCTCAGGGTCGGCGGCAAGGTCATCGGCGTGCTCAACCTCAACAACAAGCGCACCGCAACCCCCTTCACCCGGCGTGACTACGACGTTGCCTCGCTTCTGAGCGAGCGGGTATCCTACTTCATCGAACGGCTCCATGCCGGCGAACACCATGAGGACAATTTCCGCAACTTCATGACATCGTTTGACAACCTGATCTCAGCAGAGAAGAAATACCACAAAAAGGACTCGATCCTGCCGGAACTGACGGTGCGGATCATGGAGCGGCTGGGTGCCGGCGAGGACATGTGCAGGGTGGCGCTCTATGCTTCCATGGTCTACGACCTGGGGCTCGTGGTCATGGAAAAGAGCATCCTGAACAAACGGGAAACGCTTCTGCCGTCCGAGCGCAACAGCCTCAAGGTCCATCCCTACACCACGGTCGGGCTGATTAATGCCATCGAGTTCTCCGAAGAGGTCAAGCGCGGCATCCTCCACCATCACGAGCACCTTGACGGCAGCGGGTACCCCGACGGGCTCCAGGGGGACGACATCCCTCTCATTTCGCGCGTCCTGGCAGTGGTCGATTCCTTCTGCGCCATGACCTCGGACCGCCCCTACCGCAAACGGGTGCCCGTCCGGCACGCCCTGCAGGAAATCAAAACAAAAGCGGGGACCGTGTACGATCCTCGCGTCGTGGAAGCCCTTGAAGCCGTCCTGGAGGTTCAGCGGGAAAAAGCCAAAGAAACCGGCCATGGACCCAACGGTAAAACCGGCAACGGGTCACGGGCCGCGGGCGGCAAAAAGAAACAGCCCCTGTCAATGCACCCCTGA
- a CDS encoding bifunctional biotin operon repressor/biotin--[acetyl-CoA-carboxylase] ligase → MSGERPRPAEAADRDMDRKILELFRSRSGGFVSGEVLSTLLGVSRTAVWKHIKNLKNLGYRIESVPSRGYRLVASPDILTPAEISAGLAVRRIGTHVVCFRETGSTNTVASQLAAEGAAEGTVVLADAQTGGKGRLGRRWESPPGVNVYCSVILRPPISPLHSPQLTLLSAVATAEAIERTSGLVPAIKWPNDILANGFKVAGMLSELSAETERVEYLVLGIGVNINMERDQFPDGLRYPASSLALEAGRTVERIPFVRSLLESLDRLYDEYLLKGFPPVRDAWLARSAVMGRRVTVDGGAGILAGTVEGIDEIGALLVRTAGGSLERVLAGDVSLEG, encoded by the coding sequence GTGAGCGGGGAGCGCCCACGCCCCGCAGAGGCGGCCGACCGGGACATGGACCGGAAGATCCTGGAGCTGTTCCGGAGCCGTTCGGGCGGGTTCGTCTCCGGGGAGGTCCTGAGCACTCTGCTGGGTGTTTCGCGGACGGCGGTCTGGAAGCATATCAAGAATCTCAAAAATCTGGGCTATCGCATCGAGTCGGTTCCCTCACGCGGCTACCGTCTCGTGGCCTCTCCCGATATCCTTACCCCGGCCGAAATCTCCGCCGGGCTCGCGGTTCGCCGGATCGGCACCCATGTTGTCTGTTTCAGGGAAACGGGGTCCACCAATACGGTGGCCTCGCAACTGGCCGCCGAAGGCGCTGCCGAGGGGACCGTGGTGCTGGCGGACGCCCAGACCGGCGGCAAGGGACGACTGGGCCGGCGCTGGGAATCTCCGCCGGGGGTAAACGTCTACTGCTCGGTCATCCTCCGTCCTCCCATCTCGCCGCTTCATTCACCGCAACTCACCCTTCTGTCGGCCGTGGCCACGGCCGAGGCCATCGAGCGCACCTCGGGGCTTGTGCCCGCCATCAAGTGGCCCAACGATATCCTGGCGAACGGCTTCAAGGTGGCGGGAATGCTCAGTGAGTTGAGCGCCGAGACGGAGCGGGTGGAGTACCTCGTTCTGGGGATCGGTGTCAACATCAACATGGAGCGGGATCAGTTCCCCGACGGTCTTCGCTACCCGGCCAGTTCCCTGGCCCTGGAGGCGGGGCGGACCGTGGAGCGCATTCCGTTTGTCAGGTCGCTGCTGGAGTCACTGGATCGCCTGTACGATGAGTATCTGCTGAAGGGGTTTCCTCCCGTGCGCGATGCCTGGCTGGCCCGCAGCGCCGTCATGGGGCGGCGGGTGACGGTGGATGGCGGTGCCGGCATCCTCGCCGGTACGGTTGAAGGGATAGACGAGATCGGCGCCTTGCTGGTAAGGACCGCCGGAGGCTCACTGGAGCGGGTGCTGGCGGGGGATGTTTCGCTCGAAGGGTGA
- a CDS encoding SPOR domain-containing protein, with product MNIEFDQEPAGREPENKGGNTRVLLLVLLLLVAVFGYLYYFTGFIKPREEAKAPAPVQPVQVKQPIPPRPEGQPAGEGAKDAATNELAAAPKAEPAKPEPAKPEAGKAEAQKEPAPKAAPPRDAVKKPEPASAKAAKPVHAPQAVAKAAPAKPAPAPAAVGKAKAEAAKKAAPAAKPAADKGAKPEAAVAAKADGGASGKKKPLTAEPVAAAAKIGDTKGTAATARKEKPTAAAVAKSAATGAKVPATGPYTLRIGEYVVPSAMDKDKDRVRNAGLAPVVKEGSKKKEPMVRLLLTEAADQEGARRELARLKDATVEGFILNEGGIYRVYAGSYFVAERAHREQARLASLGIKVALRKASVSVPTLVLTAGTFETKDEALKAAAMLRKAGLKPVLTGAGK from the coding sequence ATGAACATCGAATTCGATCAGGAGCCCGCGGGCCGGGAGCCTGAAAACAAAGGGGGCAACACACGGGTACTCCTGCTCGTTCTCCTGCTGCTCGTGGCGGTATTCGGGTACCTCTACTATTTCACCGGTTTCATCAAGCCCCGTGAAGAAGCGAAGGCTCCCGCACCGGTTCAGCCGGTTCAGGTCAAGCAGCCCATCCCTCCGCGGCCCGAGGGGCAGCCTGCCGGTGAAGGTGCCAAGGACGCGGCGACAAACGAGCTTGCCGCTGCCCCGAAAGCCGAACCCGCCAAACCCGAGCCTGCCAAGCCGGAGGCCGGGAAAGCCGAGGCTCAGAAAGAGCCGGCCCCGAAGGCCGCGCCGCCCAGGGATGCTGTAAAAAAGCCCGAACCCGCATCTGCCAAGGCCGCGAAGCCGGTTCACGCGCCCCAGGCAGTGGCCAAGGCCGCTCCGGCTAAACCCGCACCGGCGCCTGCCGCAGTGGGCAAGGCCAAGGCGGAAGCCGCAAAGAAAGCCGCGCCAGCCGCAAAGCCGGCTGCCGACAAGGGGGCAAAGCCCGAAGCCGCTGTTGCCGCAAAGGCGGATGGTGGTGCTTCCGGCAAGAAAAAGCCTTTAACAGCCGAACCGGTCGCAGCAGCCGCCAAGATCGGCGACACAAAAGGGACTGCTGCGACAGCCAGGAAGGAGAAGCCCACGGCCGCCGCTGTGGCGAAAAGCGCAGCCACCGGCGCGAAAGTACCTGCCACGGGGCCGTACACCCTCAGAATCGGCGAATATGTTGTTCCCTCCGCCATGGACAAGGATAAGGACCGGGTCCGGAACGCCGGGCTCGCACCGGTTGTGAAGGAAGGGAGCAAAAAGAAGGAACCGATGGTCCGCCTGTTGCTGACCGAGGCCGCTGATCAGGAAGGCGCCCGCCGGGAGCTTGCCCGCCTCAAGGATGCCACGGTGGAAGGGTTTATTCTGAACGAAGGCGGTATCTATCGGGTCTATGCCGGATCCTATTTCGTTGCCGAGCGGGCCCACCGCGAACAGGCCCGGCTGGCTTCCCTGGGGATAAAGGTGGCCCTGCGCAAGGCGTCGGTATCCGTGCCCACCCTTGTGCTGACCGCCGGCACGTTCGAGACGAAGGACGAGGCACTCAAGGCCGCGGCAATGCTCAGGAAGGCCGGGCTCAAGCCTGTCCTTACCGGGGCCGGCAAGTAG
- a CDS encoding GTP-binding protein: MALLNSAKREINAKIVFFGAPLSGKATLLRHIHGKLKQEHRGPLKTVGGHRDRLFFFDVMPPELGEVNGSRVRFHLYTVQGEVADLATWKMVLKGADGVVFVADASPGGFAGTRRSLEDLREIFRGYGQDLSTLPFEMVCNKSDLPDAVSADDLRCELGVDAVALPCSAVTGEGILSALSRVVSSVIRNLRARQASDGEGVEGFTADVGEPPGDGVARQSERGDTASSAVGGQPVSPEVPVIGGGEPELHLVGTPTVSDGGCRMTLAVRAGGRESRYTLTIALAPEPAAG, from the coding sequence ATGGCCCTGCTCAACAGCGCGAAACGCGAGATCAACGCCAAGATCGTCTTCTTCGGCGCACCCCTTTCCGGTAAAGCCACGCTGCTTCGCCATATCCACGGCAAGCTGAAGCAGGAGCACCGGGGGCCCCTCAAAACCGTGGGGGGGCACCGGGATCGCCTCTTCTTTTTTGATGTGATGCCGCCGGAACTGGGCGAGGTGAACGGCAGCCGGGTCCGTTTTCATCTCTACACGGTGCAGGGCGAGGTTGCCGATCTCGCCACCTGGAAAATGGTGCTCAAGGGTGCGGATGGGGTGGTGTTCGTCGCGGACGCCTCTCCCGGCGGTTTTGCCGGCACCCGGCGGAGTCTTGAGGATTTGAGGGAGATTTTCCGCGGGTACGGCCAGGACCTTTCGACGCTGCCATTTGAGATGGTGTGCAACAAGAGCGACCTGCCGGATGCCGTTTCCGCCGACGACCTGCGCTGCGAGCTGGGAGTCGATGCGGTTGCGCTCCCCTGCTCTGCTGTCACGGGGGAAGGCATCCTGTCCGCCTTGTCGCGCGTGGTCTCGTCGGTGATCCGGAACCTGCGGGCCCGGCAGGCGTCTGACGGCGAAGGGGTGGAGGGCTTCACTGCGGACGTGGGGGAACCTCCTGGCGATGGGGTCGCCCGGCAGTCGGAGCGCGGGGATACAGCATCGTCCGCCGTCGGCGGCCAGCCTGTGTCCCCTGAGGTTCCGGTCATCGGCGGGGGAGAGCCCGAGTTGCACCTGGTCGGCACCCCGACCGTCAGTGACGGGGGCTGCCGCATGACTCTCGCGGTTCGGGCCGGTGGCCGCGAGTCCCGCTACACCCTGACCATTGCGCTCGCGCCGGAGCCAGCCGCCGGCTGA
- a CDS encoding magnesium transporter MgtC, whose translation MDFTLEMIGRLVLASVLGALIGLERELHGRPAGFRTHLLVSLGACLFVATSIEFHRLYANTSGIGPIGVDPGRVAAQVVTGIGFLGAGAIIREGTSIRGLTTAACLWVAAAIGLSCGIGLFAIPLFVTAISLAALLLLKRVEGLLSRDMYTSVKVWSDDLEGQLERIEHILQECRLQVLTMSVERDVTAASLRISYQVKATSRSPACGIMDAVASVSGVKRVRIV comes from the coding sequence ATGGATTTCACGTTGGAGATGATAGGGAGACTTGTTCTCGCGTCCGTCCTTGGCGCCCTCATTGGTTTGGAGCGCGAACTCCACGGCCGGCCCGCCGGTTTCAGAACCCACCTGCTCGTTTCCCTCGGAGCTTGTCTCTTTGTTGCCACTTCCATCGAGTTCCATCGCCTCTATGCCAACACGAGCGGCATAGGCCCCATAGGCGTCGACCCCGGCCGTGTGGCGGCCCAGGTGGTGACCGGCATCGGCTTTCTGGGAGCCGGGGCCATAATCCGTGAAGGGACCTCCATCCGAGGGCTTACCACTGCTGCCTGCCTCTGGGTCGCCGCTGCCATCGGATTGTCCTGCGGCATCGGCCTGTTCGCCATCCCGCTGTTCGTGACTGCCATCTCGCTGGCGGCTCTCCTTCTGCTCAAAAGGGTCGAGGGACTGCTTTCCCGGGATATGTACACGTCCGTCAAGGTCTGGAGCGACGACCTGGAAGGACAGTTGGAACGTATCGAACATATCTTGCAAGAGTGTCGCCTCCAGGTGCTTACGATGAGTGTGGAACGGGATGTGACTGCCGCGAGTCTCCGGATCTCCTACCAGGTCAAAGCCACTTCCCGCAGTCCCGCATGCGGCATCATGGATGCAGTGGCGTCCGTGTCCGGCGTTAAACGGGTCAGGATCGTCTGA